DNA sequence from the Streptomyces sp. HUAS 15-9 genome:
ACCCTGCTGCTCGCCTCCAAACCGGCCGCCAACAACAGCGACCAGGTCGGCCGCAATCTGATGGACCACCCGCTGCTGCTCACCTGGGGTCTGCTCAAGGAGAACGCCGGCGCGTTCCGCGGCCCCGGTTCCACGTCCGGCATCCCCGCCTTCCGGGACGGCTCCTTCCGGGCGGAGCGCACCGGCTTCCGGGTCGAGATCGGCAACTGGGGCTGGAACTTCCCGGAGAACGCGCCGTACGACACGGTCCACGACCTGGTCGGCGGCGGCGAGGCCGGAAAGGCGCAGCTCTACGGCAAGCCGCTGCGCAAGCGGCTCGGCGAGATCCTGCCCCGCCAGTTCCGGATCGCCTGGGAGCTGGAGCAGGACCCCGTGGAGACCAACCGGGTCACCGTCAACGACCGGTACAAGGACGGGCTGGGCAAGCACCGTCCGGTCATCGAGTACGACCTGTCCGAGTATGTGCGCGCTTCGCTGCCCTGGGCGGCCGAGGCCAGCAGACAGCTGTTCGGCGCGCTCCAGATCTCCAAGAAGGTGAGACGTCCCACGTACGCACCCGGCGACTACACGCACTACGAACCGGGCGACGCGGCCGAGGTGACGTACAACGGCCAGACCTACTGGGTGCGCGGCGCGGGGCATGTCGTGGGCACCCACCGGATGGGCAGTGACGCGACGGCCTCGGTCGTCGACAGCCACCAGCGCAGCCACGACCTGCCCAACCTCTACATCGTCGGCTGCGGCAGCCTGCCGACCCTGGGCACCTCCAACCCGACGCTCACCATGACCGCGCTGGCCATCCGCACCGGCGAACAGATCGCCGCGGAGCTGAAGGGGAAGAGCAAGTGACGCAGCCGATCTCGAACCCGAAGGATCTGAAGGGGGCCCTCCAGCTGGCCGTCGGCCTGGAGCTCAGCACCATCCCGGTCTATCTGACGGCGCTCTACTCCATCAAGGACGGATACAACACCGACGCGGCCCAGACGATCCGCAGCGTGGTAATGGAGGAGATGCTCCATATGACGCTCGCGGCCAACATCCTCAACGCCCTGGGACAGATCCCGAGTCCCGAACCGGTCGAGTTCCAGGGCCGCAGAAATCTGAGCCCGATCCCCGACTACCCCTTCAACAGCCCGCTGATCTCCGGCATCGGCACGCTGGAGCTGCTGCCGCTGAGCCCGCAGGCCGTGGCGAGCTTCGTCGAGATCGAACACCCGCTGCACGGTGCGGCCAATCTGGCCGACATCGACCTCGCCGGGTGCAGCTACCGCACCATCGGCGAGTTCTACGAGGCGATCCTCACCGCCCTGAGCGACAAGAAGATCTGCAAGGACTCGGACTTCGCCAAGAGCTCCGCCCAGATCCCGGACAGCCAGTACTACGGCGGCGCCGGTCATGTCATCGAGGTGACGGACCGCGCCTCCGCCCGCAAGGCGATCCAGAAGATCGTCGACGAGGGCGAGGGGCTGCCCGAGAAGTGTCTGCGGCAGGAGGCCAAGAAGGTCACCGACGAGGACCGGCTGCACTCGGGGTGGCAGATGTACTCGCACTACGCCCGCTTCCGCGAACTGCAGACCGGCCGCCGCTTCCGCACCCATCAGCTGGCCAACCAGGTCCCCGAGGGTGCGCTGCTGCTGGTGGACTACAGCGCCGTCCACCCGGCGCTGTACACCCGGCGCAACGGCAACGCGGGCGGGCCCGAGGCGATCGCGCTGAACCAGTTCGACCTGACGTACTCGCGGCTCGTGGACGACCTCTATCA
Encoded proteins:
- a CDS encoding ferritin-like domain-containing protein gives rise to the protein MTQPISNPKDLKGALQLAVGLELSTIPVYLTALYSIKDGYNTDAAQTIRSVVMEEMLHMTLAANILNALGQIPSPEPVEFQGRRNLSPIPDYPFNSPLISGIGTLELLPLSPQAVASFVEIEHPLHGAANLADIDLAGCSYRTIGEFYEAILTALSDKKICKDSDFAKSSAQIPDSQYYGGAGHVIEVTDRASARKAIQKIVDEGEGLPEKCLRQEAKKVTDEDRLHSGWQMYSHYARFRELQTGRRFRTHQLANQVPEGALLLVDYSAVHPALYTRRNGNAGGPEAIALNQFDLTYSRLVDDLYQAFAGVEKVYDKSVRVPAPALQLAVHGMYELKSRAVALMRTPDPAHPGRTLCPRFSYVPPGGERDKLTTLTRELREQH